In one window of Burkholderia sp. NRF60-BP8 DNA:
- a CDS encoding hemin-degrading factor, with translation MMPSALPGQSATPARAAAALRDAFIKLKTERQLRNRDVAQALGVSEAEALAAFVGEHVVRLDARFPTMFEEMPRLGRVMALTRNDTAVHEKDGEYAQMSHDGPVGLALGDIDLRIFYRHWVSAFAVRDETAHGPLKSLQFFDAQGHAIHKVYLRAHSDHAAYDAFVERWRAPSQEPGLEVAPAAPKTPERADTEIDVAGFRAAWDAMTDTHQFFGITQRFGVSRMQALRLADPHYAYPVETAHALRHVLEQAAKSGQPIMVFVGNAGMIQIHTGPVANVREVGAWINVLDPGFNLHVREDLIAAAWVVKKPTSDGIVTSLELFDRQGDHVALLFGERKPGKAERDDWRALVATLPAAARGAAR, from the coding sequence ATGATGCCATCCGCCCTTCCCGGTCAATCGGCCACGCCGGCCCGCGCGGCCGCCGCGCTGCGCGACGCGTTCATCAAGCTCAAGACCGAGCGCCAACTGCGCAACCGCGACGTCGCGCAGGCGCTCGGCGTCAGCGAAGCCGAGGCGCTCGCCGCGTTCGTCGGCGAGCACGTCGTGCGGCTCGACGCGCGCTTTCCGACGATGTTCGAGGAAATGCCGCGCCTCGGCCGCGTGATGGCGCTCACGCGCAACGACACGGCCGTCCACGAAAAAGACGGCGAGTACGCGCAGATGAGCCACGACGGCCCCGTCGGCCTCGCGCTCGGCGACATCGACCTGCGCATCTTCTATCGTCACTGGGTATCGGCGTTCGCGGTGCGCGACGAAACCGCGCACGGCCCGCTGAAGAGCCTGCAGTTCTTCGATGCGCAGGGTCATGCGATCCACAAGGTCTACCTGCGCGCGCACAGCGATCATGCCGCATACGACGCGTTCGTCGAACGCTGGCGCGCGCCGTCGCAGGAGCCGGGCCTCGAGGTCGCGCCCGCCGCGCCGAAAACGCCCGAGCGCGCGGACACCGAGATCGACGTCGCAGGCTTTCGCGCCGCGTGGGACGCGATGACCGACACGCATCAGTTCTTCGGCATCACGCAGCGCTTCGGCGTGAGCCGCATGCAGGCGCTGCGCCTCGCCGATCCGCACTACGCGTATCCGGTCGAAACCGCGCATGCGTTGCGCCACGTACTCGAACAGGCGGCGAAGAGCGGCCAGCCGATCATGGTGTTCGTCGGCAACGCGGGGATGATCCAGATCCATACGGGCCCCGTCGCGAACGTGCGCGAGGTCGGCGCGTGGATCAACGTGCTCGATCCGGGATTCAACCTGCACGTGCGCGAAGACCTGATCGCCGCGGCGTGGGTCGTGAAGAAGCCGACGAGCGACGGCATCGTCACGTCGCTCGAGCTGTTCGACCGACAGGGCGACCACGTCGCGCTGCTGTTCGGCGAGCGCAAGCCCGGCAAGGCCGAGCGCGACGACTGGCGCGCGCTCGTCGCGACGCTGCCGGCGGCCGCACGCGGAGCCGCGCGGTGA
- a CDS encoding FecCD family ABC transporter permease: protein MPAHVSSFNASSSASRTGAARVGTSRRFAPFVLAALAVLVGAMSVVALCVGAYRIPLAQAWAALSGDAAAQQARAVLFDIRAPRVALALLVGGGFGATGAAMQALFRNPLADPGLVGVSSGAALGATTLIVLGPALFAAHASAAALPVAAFAGGLAVAALVYRLAASRGRLALPLLLLAGIAINALAGAAIGLLTFVADDAQLRSLTFWSLGSLGGAQWSTLAAVAPCVAIGCMLLVRDRDALNALQLGETEALHLGVPVQQLKRRVLVAVALAVGALVSCAGIIGFIGLVAPHCVRLACGPDQRIVLPGAALLGALLTLAADLAARTVAAPADIPLGVLTALLGAPFFLVLLWKNRGALGG, encoded by the coding sequence ATGCCCGCTCACGTTTCGTCCTTCAACGCGTCATCGTCCGCCTCGCGCACCGGCGCCGCGCGCGTCGGCACGTCACGCCGCTTCGCGCCGTTCGTCCTGGCCGCGCTCGCCGTTCTGGTGGGCGCGATGTCCGTCGTCGCGCTGTGCGTCGGCGCGTACCGCATTCCGCTGGCGCAAGCCTGGGCCGCACTGAGCGGCGACGCGGCTGCGCAACAGGCGCGCGCCGTGCTGTTCGACATCCGCGCGCCGCGCGTCGCGCTCGCGCTGCTGGTCGGCGGCGGCTTCGGCGCGACCGGCGCCGCGATGCAGGCGCTGTTCCGCAATCCGCTCGCCGATCCGGGGCTCGTCGGCGTGTCGAGCGGCGCCGCGCTCGGCGCGACCACGCTGATCGTGCTCGGCCCCGCACTCTTCGCCGCCCACGCGAGCGCGGCCGCGCTGCCGGTCGCCGCGTTCGCGGGCGGCCTCGCGGTCGCAGCGCTCGTCTACCGGCTGGCCGCATCGCGCGGCCGGCTTGCGCTACCGCTGCTGCTGCTCGCCGGCATCGCGATCAATGCGCTGGCCGGCGCGGCGATCGGGCTGCTCACGTTCGTCGCCGACGATGCACAGCTGCGTTCGCTGACCTTCTGGAGCCTCGGCAGCCTCGGCGGCGCGCAATGGTCGACGCTGGCGGCCGTCGCGCCGTGCGTCGCGATAGGCTGCATGCTGCTCGTGCGCGACCGCGACGCGCTGAACGCGCTGCAGCTCGGCGAAACCGAAGCGCTGCATCTCGGCGTGCCCGTGCAGCAACTGAAGCGGCGCGTGCTCGTCGCGGTCGCGCTCGCGGTCGGCGCGCTCGTGTCGTGTGCGGGCATCATCGGCTTCATCGGGCTCGTCGCGCCGCATTGCGTGCGCCTCGCGTGCGGCCCCGACCAGCGCATCGTGCTGCCCGGCGCCGCGTTGCTCGGCGCGTTGCTGACGCTCGCGGCCGATCTCGCCGCGCGCACCGTCGCCGCGCCCGCCGACATTCCGCTCGGCGTGCTGACCGCGCTGCTCGGCGCGCCGTTCTTCCTCGTGCTGCTGTGGAAGAACCGCGGCGCGCTCGGCGGGTGA
- a CDS encoding TonB-dependent hemoglobin/transferrin/lactoferrin family receptor gives MHCYTLARRPICAALFGAFGLSAATAHADSSPQGATPPAAVLTAAASTRGDAALLDPVTVTATRTATAASRTAASVSVITDEDLEAQQATNIKDALRYEPGITVRRTAYRPGSAALGGGRDGDSSINIRGLEGNRVLLMEDGIRLPNAFSFGPLEAGRGDYADLDTLKRIEILRGPASALYGSDGLTGAVNFITKDPRDLLSIYGKPHYFSFRPSYDSADRSIGATMSAAGGNDRIQGMIIADGRRGHEVDTRGGNNSASTLRTTSNPQDVYSESLLGKLVLTPTARDTVKLTAETVQRRVSTDVLSAINAPATLGLTTRDRLERNRFSVDYDFRDDAFRWFQTAHVQFYYQDAKQDQYAFETRGAPLKSRSRDNQYKERTFGGAAFAESGFATGPLAHKLLYGVDGSLSRVTNMRDGTVPGVGEAFPNKAFPDTDYTLFGAFVQDQIGYGRLLVTPGLRFDTYRLSPTENDPLFTGKAVSTSANELSPRVAVLYEITPAVIPYVQYAHGFRAPTPDQVNSSFSNPVYGYTSIGNPNLKPETSDTFEAGLRGKAGTGYGVVRYSAAAFTGRYRNFISRTTIAGSGRPVDPFVFQYVNFADARIHGLEGRAEWVMPNGITLKTAMAFTKGSTQNDGAASQPLNTVNPFSAVFGVRYEPGERWFVQTDLLFQAAKRDKDVDKSDCSNKACFTPPSSFVVDLRGGYRFNKHVSATIGIRNLFDRKYWNWSDVRGIAADSQVLDAYSSPGRTVAVSMKVDF, from the coding sequence GTGCATTGCTATACGCTGGCGCGGCGGCCGATCTGTGCCGCGCTGTTCGGCGCGTTCGGCCTGTCCGCCGCCACGGCTCACGCCGATTCGTCGCCGCAAGGCGCCACCCCGCCTGCCGCCGTCCTGACCGCCGCCGCGTCCACGCGCGGCGATGCGGCGCTGCTCGACCCCGTCACCGTCACGGCCACCCGCACCGCCACCGCGGCGAGCCGCACGGCGGCGTCCGTGTCGGTGATCACCGACGAGGATCTCGAAGCGCAGCAGGCCACCAACATCAAGGACGCGCTGCGCTACGAGCCCGGCATCACGGTGCGCCGCACCGCGTACCGGCCCGGCAGCGCCGCGCTCGGCGGCGGCCGCGACGGCGATTCGAGCATCAACATCCGCGGCCTCGAGGGCAATCGCGTGCTGCTGATGGAAGACGGCATCCGCCTGCCGAACGCGTTCTCGTTCGGGCCGCTCGAAGCCGGGCGCGGCGACTACGCCGATCTCGACACGCTCAAGCGCATCGAGATCCTGCGCGGGCCGGCGTCGGCGCTCTACGGCAGCGACGGCCTGACCGGCGCGGTGAACTTCATCACGAAGGATCCGCGCGACCTGCTGTCGATCTACGGCAAACCCCATTACTTCTCGTTCCGGCCAAGCTACGACTCGGCCGACCGCAGCATCGGCGCGACCATGTCGGCCGCGGGCGGCAACGATCGCATCCAGGGGATGATCATCGCCGACGGCCGGCGCGGCCACGAGGTCGACACGCGCGGCGGCAACAACTCGGCGAGCACGCTGCGCACGACGTCGAACCCGCAGGACGTCTATTCGGAGTCGCTGCTCGGCAAGCTCGTGCTGACGCCGACCGCGCGCGACACGGTCAAGCTCACCGCCGAAACGGTGCAGCGGCGCGTGAGCACGGATGTGCTCTCCGCGATCAATGCGCCGGCGACGCTCGGCCTCACGACTCGCGACCGGCTCGAGCGCAACCGCTTCAGCGTCGACTACGACTTCCGCGACGACGCATTCCGCTGGTTCCAGACCGCGCACGTGCAGTTCTACTACCAGGACGCGAAGCAGGACCAGTACGCGTTCGAGACGCGTGGCGCGCCGCTGAAATCGCGCTCGCGCGACAACCAGTACAAGGAACGCACGTTCGGCGGCGCCGCGTTCGCCGAAAGCGGCTTCGCGACCGGCCCGCTCGCGCACAAGCTGCTGTACGGCGTGGACGGCAGCCTGTCGCGCGTGACGAACATGCGCGACGGCACGGTGCCGGGCGTCGGCGAAGCGTTCCCGAACAAGGCGTTCCCCGACACCGACTACACGCTGTTCGGCGCGTTCGTGCAGGACCAGATCGGCTACGGCCGCCTGCTCGTCACGCCGGGCCTGCGCTTCGACACGTACCGGCTGAGCCCGACCGAAAACGATCCGCTGTTCACCGGCAAGGCCGTGTCGACGAGCGCGAACGAACTGTCGCCGCGCGTCGCCGTGCTCTACGAGATCACGCCCGCGGTCATTCCGTACGTGCAGTACGCGCACGGTTTCCGCGCGCCGACGCCCGACCAGGTGAACAGCAGCTTCTCGAATCCGGTGTACGGCTACACGTCGATCGGCAATCCGAATCTGAAGCCCGAAACCAGCGACACGTTCGAAGCCGGCCTGCGCGGCAAGGCCGGCACCGGCTACGGCGTCGTGCGCTACAGCGCGGCCGCGTTCACCGGCCGCTACCGCAACTTCATCTCGCGCACGACGATCGCCGGCAGCGGCCGCCCGGTCGACCCGTTCGTGTTCCAGTACGTGAACTTCGCCGACGCGCGCATCCACGGCCTCGAAGGCCGCGCCGAATGGGTGATGCCGAACGGCATCACGCTGAAGACGGCGATGGCGTTCACGAAAGGCTCGACGCAGAACGACGGCGCGGCCAGCCAGCCGCTCAACACCGTGAACCCGTTCTCGGCCGTGTTCGGCGTGCGGTACGAGCCGGGCGAACGCTGGTTCGTGCAGACCGACCTGCTGTTCCAGGCCGCCAAACGCGACAAGGACGTCGACAAGTCCGACTGTTCGAACAAGGCGTGCTTCACGCCGCCGTCGTCGTTCGTCGTCGACCTGCGCGGCGGCTACCGCTTCAACAAGCACGTGAGCGCGACGATCGGCATCCGCAACCTGTTCGACCGCAAGTACTGGAACTGGTCGGACGTGCGCGGCATCGCGGCCGATTCGCAGGTGCTCGATGCGTATTCGTCGCCCGGCCGCACGGTCGCCGTCAGCATGAAAGTGGATTTCTGA
- a CDS encoding porin, translated as MNKKLLTLAALAATAGTAHAQSSVTLYGVIDAGISYVNHSKTANGGTGKLFKYDDGVAQGSRWGLRGTEDLGGGLKAIFVLENGFNSGNGTIGQGGAIFGRQAYVGLSQSQYGTVTFGRQYSFSTDILGSNYSTGGNTVAGNYAYHVNDIDQLTSSRINNAVKFQSANYSGFTFGALYGFSNSTDFAGAPATTTGTTTTAGSSRAYSFGLNYANGPFALGAAYTDIRFPSQSTPAFSTTIANLSTGNVRDLRTYGVGGRYVWGPATAWLLWTRTQFSTVSGAGGTFYNAYEAGAKYAFTPALSGGLGYTYTNATQNGNSWHWNQVNGIADYALSKRTDVYGLVVYQQASGKGVQAQIGSSTSYFNTSGTGSKNQIAARIGIRHKF; from the coding sequence TTGAACAAGAAACTGTTGACCCTCGCCGCCCTGGCAGCAACGGCCGGCACGGCACACGCACAAAGCAGCGTGACTCTGTACGGCGTCATCGATGCCGGCATCAGCTACGTGAACCACAGCAAGACCGCCAACGGCGGCACGGGCAAGCTGTTCAAGTACGACGACGGCGTGGCCCAGGGCAGCCGTTGGGGCCTGCGCGGCACCGAAGACCTCGGTGGCGGCCTGAAGGCGATCTTCGTGCTCGAAAACGGCTTCAACAGCGGCAACGGCACGATCGGCCAGGGTGGCGCGATCTTCGGTCGTCAGGCTTACGTCGGCCTGAGCCAGTCGCAATACGGCACGGTCACGTTCGGCCGCCAGTACTCGTTCTCGACCGACATCCTCGGCTCGAACTACTCGACGGGCGGCAACACGGTCGCGGGTAACTACGCGTACCACGTGAACGACATCGACCAGCTCACGTCGAGCCGCATCAACAACGCCGTGAAGTTCCAGAGCGCGAACTACTCGGGCTTCACGTTCGGCGCGTTGTACGGCTTCTCGAACTCGACCGACTTCGCAGGCGCACCGGCAACGACGACGGGCACGACGACGACGGCAGGCTCGTCGCGCGCATACAGCTTCGGCCTGAACTACGCGAACGGCCCGTTCGCGCTCGGCGCCGCCTACACGGACATCCGCTTCCCGAGCCAGTCGACGCCGGCCTTCTCGACGACGATCGCGAACCTGAGCACCGGCAACGTCCGCGACCTGCGCACGTACGGCGTGGGTGGCCGCTACGTCTGGGGCCCGGCGACGGCATGGCTGCTGTGGACGCGTACGCAGTTCTCGACCGTGTCGGGCGCGGGCGGCACGTTCTACAACGCATATGAAGCAGGCGCGAAGTACGCGTTCACGCCGGCACTGTCGGGCGGCCTCGGCTACACGTACACGAACGCCACGCAGAACGGCAACTCGTGGCACTGGAACCAGGTCAACGGTATCGCCGACTACGCACTCAGCAAGCGTACGGACGTGTACGGCCTGGTCGTATACCAGCAGGCTTCGGGCAAGGGCGTGCAAGCGCAGATCGGCTCGAGCACGAGCTACTTCAATACGTCGGGCACGGGTTCGAAGAACCAGATCGCCGCACGTATCGGTATCCGTCACAAGTTCTAA
- a CDS encoding DUF6232 family protein, which produces MENAFNERGVMVTRNGLSAAGQVFALRDIRHVDVVKIPKNRLVPSLISLIGAAIAVAGGIGASSAALVVGAMLVVVGYLAWVTQDITYRLMVEMPDGKREALSSVDAEFVERVAQVVRDAQAATAAG; this is translated from the coding sequence ATGGAAAACGCATTCAACGAGCGCGGCGTCATGGTCACGCGCAACGGCCTGTCGGCCGCGGGGCAGGTATTCGCACTGCGTGACATTCGCCACGTCGACGTCGTCAAGATTCCGAAGAACCGGCTCGTGCCGTCGCTGATCTCGCTGATCGGCGCGGCCATCGCCGTCGCCGGCGGCATCGGCGCGTCGAGCGCCGCGCTGGTGGTCGGCGCGATGCTCGTCGTCGTCGGCTATCTTGCGTGGGTCACGCAGGACATCACGTATCGCCTGATGGTCGAGATGCCCGACGGCAAGCGCGAAGCGCTGTCGAGCGTCGACGCCGAGTTCGTCGAACGCGTCGCGCAGGTCGTGCGCGATGCACAGGCCGCGACGGCGGCCGGCTGA
- a CDS encoding DUF2866 domain-containing protein: MIEDTVFSHLHAILTCQHSLPVQSCRVSVEMQRPWGRPYRLVEWTMHLDAPARRQIVPAESTDEEIAEVVASHVPGRLYGDGRLQF; the protein is encoded by the coding sequence ATGATCGAAGATACCGTTTTCAGCCATCTGCACGCGATTCTGACGTGCCAACACTCGCTGCCGGTCCAGAGTTGCCGCGTGTCGGTGGAAATGCAGCGCCCCTGGGGCCGTCCGTATCGCCTCGTCGAGTGGACGATGCATCTCGACGCGCCCGCGCGGCGCCAGATCGTGCCGGCCGAATCGACCGACGAAGAAATCGCCGAGGTCGTCGCGTCGCACGTGCCCGGCCGGCTTTACGGCGACGGCCGACTGCAGTTCTGA
- a CDS encoding MetQ/NlpA family ABC transporter substrate-binding protein, giving the protein MRRSILTGLGALAAALAFAAPGAHADPQTLKVGTMSGPDAQIWTEVTKVAAREGLAIKVIEFNDYVQPNAALDSGDLDANGFQHQPFLDSQIKQRGYKIVNVGLTYTAPMGFYSKKLKSLKDLPVGAKVGIQNDPSNGNRALLLLQKYGVIKLKAGAGTNGVNATPLDVAENPKKIKIVELDAAQLPRALPDVDAASINTDYAVKAGLTPVKDAIAIEDLRGPYANLIAVRAQDKDKPWVKKLVAAYESDDVRKFIDQKFGGAIVPAF; this is encoded by the coding sequence ATGCGACGTTCGATCCTGACCGGCCTCGGCGCACTCGCCGCCGCGCTGGCATTCGCCGCCCCCGGCGCGCACGCCGACCCGCAAACGCTGAAAGTCGGCACGATGAGCGGCCCCGATGCGCAGATCTGGACCGAAGTGACGAAGGTCGCCGCGCGCGAAGGGCTCGCGATCAAGGTCATCGAATTCAACGACTACGTGCAGCCGAACGCGGCGCTCGATTCCGGCGATCTCGATGCGAACGGCTTCCAGCACCAGCCGTTCCTCGACAGCCAGATCAAGCAGCGCGGCTACAAGATCGTCAACGTCGGGCTCACCTATACCGCGCCGATGGGCTTCTATTCGAAGAAGCTCAAGTCGCTGAAGGATTTGCCGGTCGGCGCGAAGGTCGGGATCCAGAACGACCCGTCGAACGGCAACCGCGCGCTCTTGCTGCTGCAGAAGTACGGGGTGATCAAGCTGAAGGCCGGCGCCGGCACGAACGGCGTGAACGCGACGCCGCTCGACGTCGCCGAGAACCCGAAGAAGATCAAGATCGTCGAGCTCGACGCCGCGCAACTGCCGCGCGCGCTGCCCGACGTCGATGCCGCGTCGATCAACACCGACTACGCGGTCAAGGCCGGGCTCACGCCGGTGAAGGATGCGATCGCGATCGAGGATCTGCGCGGGCCGTACGCGAACCTGATCGCGGTGCGCGCGCAGGACAAGGACAAGCCGTGGGTGAAGAAGCTCGTCGCGGCCTACGAGTCGGACGACGTGCGCAAGTTCATCGACCAGAAGTTCGGCGGCGCGATCGTGCCGGCGTTCTGA
- a CDS encoding heme/hemin ABC transporter substrate-binding protein: MSARPFDPRRRSLLAGAAAGALAAALPGGVLAQAAPAAPTRVIVIGGALAETAFALGGAETPRYRLVGADTTCTYPDAAKRLPKVGYQRALSAEGLLSLRPDLVLASAEAGPPTAIAQVKGAGVTVTTFDERHDVESVRAKIAGVAQALDVRDAGAALLRRFDRDWQAARDAVAARVPGGAQPPRVLFVLNHTGTQALVAGQRTAADAMIRYAGARNAMQGFDHYKPLTTEALAAAAPDVVLISDEGLAAVGGHAALLATPGFGATPAGRARRVVSLDALFLLGFGPRLPLAVTTLHRRLSDALA, translated from the coding sequence GTGAGCGCGCGGCCGTTCGATCCGCGCCGCCGGTCGCTGCTGGCCGGCGCAGCGGCCGGCGCGCTCGCGGCCGCGCTGCCCGGCGGCGTGCTCGCCCAGGCCGCGCCGGCCGCCCCGACGCGCGTGATCGTGATCGGCGGTGCGCTCGCGGAGACCGCGTTCGCGCTCGGCGGCGCCGAGACGCCGCGTTATCGGCTCGTCGGCGCCGACACGACCTGCACGTATCCCGACGCCGCGAAGCGCCTGCCGAAGGTCGGCTACCAGCGCGCGCTGTCGGCCGAAGGGCTGCTGTCGCTGCGGCCCGATCTCGTGCTGGCATCGGCGGAAGCCGGCCCGCCGACGGCGATCGCGCAAGTGAAAGGCGCCGGCGTCACGGTGACGACGTTCGACGAGCGCCACGACGTCGAATCGGTACGCGCAAAGATCGCCGGCGTCGCGCAAGCGCTCGACGTGCGCGACGCCGGCGCCGCGCTGCTGCGGCGTTTCGATCGCGACTGGCAGGCCGCGCGCGACGCGGTCGCCGCGCGCGTGCCCGGCGGCGCGCAGCCGCCACGCGTGCTGTTCGTGCTGAACCATACCGGCACCCAGGCGCTCGTCGCCGGCCAGCGCACCGCCGCCGACGCGATGATCCGCTACGCGGGCGCGCGCAACGCGATGCAGGGCTTCGATCACTACAAGCCGCTGACGACCGAGGCGCTCGCGGCGGCCGCACCCGACGTCGTGCTGATCTCCGACGAAGGGCTGGCGGCCGTCGGCGGTCACGCCGCGCTGCTCGCGACACCCGGCTTCGGCGCGACGCCGGCCGGCCGCGCGCGGCGCGTCGTGTCGCTCGACGCGCTGTTCCTGCTCGGCTTCGGCCCGCGCCTGCCGCTCGCCGTCACGACCCTGCATCGACGCCTGTCGGATGCGCTCGCCTGA
- a CDS encoding succinylglutamate desuccinylase/aspartoacylase family protein: protein MQTQTHPLISPAVGTERQITSFHYGPRGGKKVYIQSSLHADELPGMLVATLLRRKIAALEAAGKLRGEIVVVPVPNPIGLSQHVFGDHLGRFELGSMQNFNRNFYDLAALVLPRVEERLTNDAQRNLAVVRTAMREALDEQKPRTELDSQRLALQKLSFDADIVLDLHCDSDAVMHLYTNPDLWPDVEPLARYLDAKASLLALNSVGNPFDEIHSFCWSDLRSRFGDRFPIPNGAISVTVELRSERDVSYEFAEKDAQAIVEYLTERGIVEGTPAPLPPLAHPATPLAGTDPLVAPVSGVIVFRTPVGAMIEAGQAVADIVDPLTDRVVTLKSSVSGVLYARQVVRFATAGMEVARIAGATAIRTGSLLSA from the coding sequence ATGCAAACGCAGACCCATCCGCTGATTTCCCCCGCCGTCGGTACCGAACGCCAGATCACCAGCTTCCATTACGGCCCGCGCGGCGGCAAGAAGGTCTATATCCAGTCGTCGCTGCACGCGGACGAGCTGCCCGGCATGCTGGTCGCCACGCTGCTGCGCCGCAAGATCGCCGCGCTCGAAGCAGCCGGCAAGCTGCGCGGCGAAATCGTCGTCGTGCCCGTGCCCAATCCGATCGGCCTGTCGCAGCACGTGTTCGGCGATCACCTCGGCCGCTTCGAGCTCGGCTCGATGCAGAACTTCAACCGCAATTTCTACGATCTCGCGGCGCTCGTGCTGCCGCGTGTCGAAGAGCGCCTCACGAACGACGCGCAGCGCAATCTGGCCGTCGTGCGCACGGCGATGCGCGAAGCGCTCGACGAGCAGAAGCCGCGCACCGAGCTCGACTCGCAGCGCCTCGCGCTGCAGAAGCTGTCGTTCGACGCCGATATCGTGCTCGACCTGCACTGCGACAGCGACGCGGTGATGCATCTCTACACGAATCCCGATCTGTGGCCGGACGTCGAGCCGCTGGCGCGCTATCTCGATGCCAAGGCGTCGCTGCTCGCGCTGAATTCGGTCGGCAACCCGTTCGACGAAATCCACAGTTTCTGCTGGTCGGATCTGCGCAGCCGCTTCGGCGACCGCTTCCCGATCCCGAACGGCGCGATTTCGGTCACCGTGGAACTGCGCAGCGAACGCGACGTGTCGTACGAGTTCGCCGAAAAGGATGCGCAGGCGATCGTCGAATACCTGACCGAGCGCGGCATCGTCGAAGGCACGCCGGCGCCGCTGCCGCCGCTCGCGCACCCGGCCACGCCGCTCGCGGGCACCGATCCGCTCGTCGCGCCCGTGTCGGGCGTGATCGTGTTCCGCACGCCGGTCGGCGCGATGATCGAGGCAGGCCAGGCCGTGGCCGACATCGTCGATCCGCTGACCGATCGCGTCGTCACGCTGAAGAGCAGCGTGTCGGGCGTGCTGTACGCGCGCCAGGTCGTGCGCTTCGCGACGGCCGGCATGGAAGTCGCGCGCATCGCGGGCGCGACCGCGATCCGCACCGGCTCGCTGCTGTCCGCCTGA
- a CDS encoding ABC transporter substrate-binding protein — MKKILAAVTVALLAVSAGSAYAKDWTTVRFGVDASYPPFESKGADGKVVGFDVDLGNEICRRMNAKCVWIENDFDGMIPALKARKFDGVLSSMSMTPARQEQIAFSAKLFNTPTRLVTKKGAGLMPTAESLKGKSVGVEQGTIQETYAKTYWASKGVNVVPYQNQDQVYADLISGRLDGALQDAVQAEIGFLKTPRGANFDFAGKDLDDPKTLGNGAGIGLRKEDTDLKAKIDGAIAGMRKDGTYDKIAKKYFDFDVYGK, encoded by the coding sequence GTGAAAAAGATTCTTGCGGCTGTGACCGTGGCCCTGCTCGCCGTATCGGCCGGCAGCGCGTACGCGAAAGACTGGACGACCGTGCGGTTCGGCGTCGACGCAAGCTACCCGCCTTTCGAATCGAAAGGCGCCGACGGCAAGGTGGTCGGCTTCGACGTCGATCTGGGCAACGAAATCTGCCGCCGCATGAACGCGAAGTGCGTGTGGATCGAAAACGACTTCGACGGGATGATCCCGGCGTTGAAGGCCCGCAAGTTCGACGGCGTGCTGTCGTCGATGTCGATGACGCCGGCGCGTCAGGAACAGATCGCGTTCTCGGCGAAGCTGTTCAACACGCCGACGCGCCTCGTCACGAAGAAGGGCGCCGGCCTGATGCCGACGGCCGAATCGCTGAAGGGCAAGTCGGTCGGCGTCGAGCAGGGCACGATCCAGGAAACCTACGCGAAGACGTACTGGGCGTCGAAGGGCGTGAACGTCGTGCCTTACCAGAACCAGGACCAGGTCTACGCCGACCTGATCTCCGGCCGTCTGGACGGCGCGCTGCAGGACGCGGTGCAAGCCGAGATCGGCTTCCTGAAGACGCCGCGCGGCGCGAACTTCGACTTCGCCGGCAAGGATCTCGACGATCCGAAGACGCTCGGCAACGGCGCCGGTATCGGCCTGCGCAAGGAAGACACCGACCTGAAGGCGAAGATCGACGGCGCGATCGCCGGCATGCGCAAGGACGGCACGTACGACAAGATCGCGAAGAAGTACTTCGATTTCGACGTCTACGGCAAGTAA